From a region of the Drosophila virilis strain 15010-1051.87 chromosome 3, Dvir_AGI_RSII-ME, whole genome shotgun sequence genome:
- the Mip gene encoding allatostatins MIP, protein MQIREANTETEPKAHFLLFKYNKITTDRTMKSCVCGGTHGMALLLLLLLFWCRTSCSQAAAGGGNNNELAATGLSDQVLEQLDDNELYGNNKRAWQSLQSAWGKRSNEPRPLEVDDSIYMTGHFVPLVITDGTNTIDWNTFERLASGNQEQQQLQRQQQPAQSNEESEDVSAENTIDKRAWKNMNVAWGKRRQAQGWNKFRGAWGKREPTWNNLKGMWGKRDQWQKLHAGWGKRSLAN, encoded by the exons ATGCAGATTCGCGAGGCGAACACAGAAACGGAACCAAAAGCACATTTCCTGTTattcaaatacaataaaataactaCAGACAG GACAATGAAGAGCTGCGTCTGTGGTGGGACACACGGCAtggccctgctgctgctgctgctgctgttctggTGCCGCACCAGCTGCAGTCAGGCCGCagccggcggcggcaacaacaatgagctGGCCGCCACAGGTCTGTCCGACCAGGTGCTGGAGCAGCTGGACGACAATGAGCTCtacggcaacaacaagcgcGCCTGGCAGTCGCTGCAGAGCGCCTGGGGCAAGCGCTCCAATGAGCCGCGTCCTCTCGAAGTGGATGACTCCATATACATGACGGGACACTTTGTGCCGCTGGTCATAACCGACGGCACCAACACCATTGACTGGAACACCTTTGAGCGGCTGGCCAGTGGCAatcaggagcagcagcagctgcagcggcaacagcagccggcaCAGTCCAATGAGGAGTCGGAAGATGTGAGCGCTGAGAACACAATCGATAAGCGAGCCTGGAAGAACATGAACGTGGCCTGGGGCAAGCGACGACAGGCACAGGGctggaacaagttccgtggtgCCTGGGGCAAGCGCGAGCCCACCTGGAACAATCTGAAGGGCATGTGGGGCAAGCGCGATCAATGGCAGAAGCTGCACGCGGGCTGGGGCAAGCGCTCGCTGGCCAACTAA